The nucleotide window GAGGAGCTTGGCTTCTTCAGAGGTGGTTCATCCACTCTAGAGCCTCAGGGGTGGAGTCCCGGCCATACTTAGGGCCATAAGAATCTGGAAACTGCACTGCCCATGGGTCACCAGCTAGACCAACAATAGGCCTCCTTCATCCAGAGTCTGCCTATCACACTCACTGGAACTTCAAGACATCACTAAACCATGGAGAGCCACACGCTACCTTGGGCCAGACCCCGGCAGCTGGCCCTGAGAACTGCAGAACCAGCACCTAGAACCTCAGGCCTGATCCCGACCTCCAGAGTCAGGGCCCCCAAGAGCTAGCAATTCAGCCCACATAGATGAGTCAAAAATTCAAGAGCCAGAGCCTTGGGTCCCTCCAACACCCAGAACCACACGGGGCTGCCACAAGGGCCCCTCAGGTGTTGGGTGTGGTCCCCAGAACAGGGCTTCCTGGTTCCCAAGGGCTTGTGGAGGGGCCGAAGCTTGCCCCGACCTGGACGTTATGGTGCGAGGGTGGGCCTGGGGAGCCCTGTTGTCCCTCTACATCTCTTTGCAGACATCTCCCTCGACGTCGACACGGGCCGCACGGGCAAGGTGAAGAGGAGCCATGGTGACAAGGTGGGACTCTCCTGGTTACCCCAAGATGGCAGAGTTGACAGGCAAACCTGGGGGTGGTCCTGGGGTGGAGTGGGCTCTTCCTCCAGAAGGGTGATGGATTCCTAGGGTCTGTGGTATCCAACAGTATAGGGAAGCCATCTGAGGACTCCCAAATCAGCATGAACGGGCCTTAACTTACGCTGTGTGATCAACATGCTGTGTGACTCCTGGAAAACAGCTtaccctctctgggtctctcttGTGCCACTTTAGAACTGGGATTAGTTCTTTTTCTTGAGGTCTTTTCTATTTCCTGGGCTGTATTTGGACCCCCAAGCATGGTAGGTGACTTGTCAAGTGACTGACAGATCCTGAAGAGTGAGGACGAAGATGGGGTGGGCTCAAGGCATTATCCCACCGGATGTATCTGAAAGCCATCCTGGGAGGGTAGAAGATATGATTTGCAGGGAAAGACCCCACAGAGGAAGCCTGAATCATATAGAAGACTTTGTGGACAAGATGGGGTAGGGCTGCCACGGATGGCTGTGCAGAGTGTTCACTGCACAAGGTTGCTTGGGAAAGGTGGCAGGTGGGGCCTATGATATAAATCATGTCTTGGGCGCCGGTACAGAGAAGCATCTACCCAGAGGGGTGAACAAGAGTGCCATATAAGTTAGCAGTGGTCCTGTGAGGTCCCCCAGACCCAAGTTTGAATCCCATCTATGTGACTTGGGGTTCACACCCCAGAGcctcttttccctcttctgtgaaatggggaaaataagcCCTGCCTTGCGGAGTCTGGTGGGGATGAAGTAGAAGCACGTgaggaaggggacttccctggtggtccagtgggtaagactctgcactcccgatgcagggggcctggggttccaaccctggtcggggaactagatcccacatgcatgccgcaactaagagtccgcatgccgcaaatAAGAAGtatgtatgctgcaactaaagatcccacatgctgcaacaaagatcctgtgtgccgcaactaagacccagcacagccaaaataaataagcaaataaattaaaagaagaaaagagaagcacATCAGGAAGAGCTTTGATCACAGAGGCAGGGTTCCAGCCATCTTCCCCACCTCTCTGCTCAGACTATCTTGCAGGACCTGCAGGATCTCAAGTGAAAGTCAGAGAAAACTGTGGGACAGGCCCCAGGAGAGGACTGGCATGGGGAGAGTCTCCCAGGAATTCTCCAGCCCCATCAAGGTCAGGGCGAGGCAGTCTTAGTCTGCTGGCAGGACCAAAGCTCAGCAGACTGGCAAAGGCCATTTCTGGGTTTTGCGCCATCACCCTTCCTCTTCCAGTCTGATGGCTGGGAGGAGCTGTTGTTCAAGTTGTTCACTGCACAAGCGTGGAGTGGCTCTGGGTGTAGGGACCTGGAACTCCATTCCCCAAATCTATGATCCCTCTATAAATCTTTAAGCAAACCCAGAATACAAAAGTCTCCAAGTTAACAAAGCAGACAGCTCTAGCCATGTCCAGAACCCcttctcagagacccctgggtcCCACTGATCCTAAGGCCTCTTGCTTTGCCACAGAAAACCTGGCGCTGGGGCCCTGAGGGCTATGGGGCTGTCCTGCTGGTGAACTGTGACCGGGATAGTTTCAGGTCCAGGGAGATCGACCTCACCAGCACCCAGCTGACATCACTGGAAGGTGAGCAAAAGAAGGGGTGTATGGCATTGTCCAGGGTGATGGTGTGGGATGGAGCAAGATTGTCTCATGGGCACCCCTCTCTCCAGACCTGCAGGACATGGCCCCAATGGTGCTGAGCTGCGATGGCCCTGATGAGCTCTTTGACAGCCACAAGCTGGTCTTGAACGTGCCGTTTTCTGATTCCAGGAGAATGGCGGTCTTCTGCGCTAGGGGTGAGTGGCCTGGAGGGATCTCTTCCCTTCCTGCTCCATCTTCTGCTTCCCAAACCATTCTTCTCTTatccacctctctccctccttccatcaTCATTTTGTGACTCTCACTACCACTTACAAACAGCCACTCCATCAGGACACGACATATCGCCCAAGAAAGAGGTTCCCAAActagacccattttacagaggggaaaactgaggctcagacatgTGAATTCACTGCCCTAAGGTCCCACAACCAGTTGGGGATGGAGCAAGCATTCAAAGCCAGTCTCTTGGGCACCAAAGCCCCTCTTTCCACTACCCTTGCCCTTTCTCCTGAGCCCATCCTTCCTCTGGTCGGTTAGCATGGAATGAGTTCTTGATGTAAAACAGCAGTGTCCAGGCtgggtggggtggaggcagggacTAGCACAGCTGAGGCCCAGGCTTGCCTTCAGAATCCAGTTGTTCTGACAGTTTATTAATCAAAGTCTgtggattaaaacaaacaaacaaacaaaaaaaaaaacctggcagaAACACTAATCCTTAACCCTGAGGTGCCCTTACTCATTTTCATAAATCACAAGAGacctctcctgccccttccttcttcctcttcatcctcCTCTGTTCAAACTGACTCAGAACTTGTCCCAGCTAAATGAGCCTGGCAGGGACCAGAATGTTCCAATGGTAGAAGGTTACCCAGGAGTCCAGCTTGGAAACACTTACTGTGATACCAGAACATAAGCAAAGTCTCCGTAAGTGAGCTGACAACATTTCATGCTGTAAGAGCGTGCCAGGGTGGCGCTTCCCAGACAACCCTCAGGGGAAGGGAAAAGGCTACGGGCCAgaactactatgtgccaggcaattttttaaaaaatttgagatgaaattcacataacataaaattaaccattttattttatttactttatttttttataaatttatttatttttggctgcattgggtctttgttgaggggcgcaggcttcctctagttgcggcgagcgggggctactcttcgttgtggtgagcgggcttctcactgcagtggtttctcttgttgcagagcacgggctctaggcgcgtgggcttcagtatttgtggcacgtgggctcagtagttgtggcgcacaggctctagagcacgggctcagtagctgtggtgcacaggcttagttgctccacagcatgtgggatcttcccagaccagggcccaaacctgtgtcccctgcattggcaggcggattcttaacctctgcaccaccaggggagtccccaaattaaccattttaaagtgaacagttcAGTGACATTGAGTACATTCTCAATGTTGGGTAACTACCACAAAATTTCTAGCTCtaagacattttcatcacccccaaataaAGGCCTGTACTTatcagcagtcactccccatcccccaacccccagccctagGCGACagctaatctgttttctgtccctatGGATGTACCGATTCTGTACATCTCGTACAAATGGGATGATACGATATGAGGCCTTTTGTGtcgggcttctttcacttagtataatgtcaaggttcatctgtgctgtcgcatgtatcaatacttcattcctttttatggaggAATAACATGCCAGCATAGGGacatactacattttgtttatccattcatccgttgatggacatttaggttgttttcatcttttgtgCCAGCTGCTTTTACTTCCTTATCTAGTTTAAAGCTTACGCTGACCGCATGAGAAATGTAAtattagcccattttacagatgaggaactgaggctcagagaggttgagtcattgagctgaggtcacacagcttgcacatggcagagctggaggagtcCAAGTAGATCTAACACAAAGGTGGTTCTGCCTCTACATTCCTGGCCTTGGGTTTCCTGTCCTCACATCCTCGCAGCCCCACACCCCTGTCCCAGCACTGGGCCCCCAGTGCTGACTCTGGTTCCCCCTAGGTGGGAATTCTCTCTCAGACTACAAGCAGGTGCTGGGGCCCCAGCAGCTGTACTACGAAGTGGAGCGGCATCCGGGGGAACGGAAGATCAGCTTCTACGTGGAGGGGCTCACCTTTCCCGACGCTGATTTCTTGGGGCTGGTCTCTCTCAGCGTCAGCCTGGTGGACACCAAGGTATGTATGGCGCTGGGGGCCGTGATAGAGGATGAGGGGCTTCAGGGACCAGCGTGGAGGCTCCAGGACTGGGAGGCTGGGGGCTGCGGGGTCTTGAAGCCTGATGGGGCTCCCTGCAGGGCCCACTGAGTCCTCATTTTTCCCCCAGACGCTGCCTGAGGTGCCCTACTTCACAGACACCGTGACCTTCCGCATGGCCCCCTGGATCATGACCCCCAACACCCAGTGCCCCCTGGAGGTGTATGTGTGCAGGTGAGTCCTCGCCCCTCCTGCAGCTCTCCCACCGTCTCTGGACTCATAGAGATAGGAACAGAATGCCGTACCAGGCTTGGCCCTGCACTCATACTGGACAGATTCATTGCAGGCACCCACGGACACAAGCTGGGAACAGGATAGCAGCAGGCTGGCTTGGGCCTGTCAGCCCCACCTGCTCTGAGCAGCTAAGGTCCTGGCTGAGGTCAATGACTCAAGTCCAGCACACCTGCCCTACCGTGTCCTGCAGGTAGCAGCCCCAGAACATCTAGGATTTATTCCAGGCAGTGGGGCCAGGCCCCGTTCAGACTGCTGGCAGCTGCAGGAGACCCAGCCTTGCTCAGATGTGGGTGTACTCCTGGGCCTGCAGAGAACTCGGGACCCAAACTCCAAGCTCCTCTGTGAGCCCTGGCCCAGCCCGGGTCCCTGGTCCTTCTGCCATCTCTCAGAATCCTTGTCAGGCCCCTTGATGGGCAGGTGAGCCTGGATTGGCAAGGCTACTCCGGGCCTCTGCATCAGAGGTCGGACCACTGGAAAGGGCCATAGATGACTTGGAACATAAGTCAAAAGGCCAGGAAGGGTGTGGCCAAACAGGTTCGCTCTGCTGAGCTGGGCCCAGGTGTTCGGAAGGgcactctttctttctgtttgctCACTAACACCACCCTGACTCCTTTGTTTAGGCCAGTTGTGAGAAACAGGAGGAGACGGGGCTACCTGCCCCTCACTACCACCTTAACCAGTGAGATTCAGTCCCCAGTCACCTTCTCCAGGACTTATGGTGCCCTGCTTTCGGGCTCCACAGCCCCGGGGCTGTCCCTCCCCTTGCACCTGTCACCTGATGTGATCTGGGGACATTATCTGTCTCTGTCATTAGCCCATGAATCTCTCTAGTGCAGAGACTGGGTTTGAACCCCTGTGCCCAGGGTCCACACGGGGCCTAGCACAGACCGCACCAAGGCCACCCCATCTATCCCCTGCCCCCCGGCCCTGAGGCCAAGGCCACAGTCAGCAGTCATTATTTCGCTCCCCTCTCCCTGTGTTTTGCAGTGTCTTAGACTCCCATGGCTCAAATGAGAAGTTTCTGAAAGACATATCTGACCTGGCGTTGAAAGCCAACTGCAAGCTGATCATCTGCCCTTGGACTGAGAATCGGAATGACCGCTGGATCCAGGTGGGTGCGGGAGCGATCCCGGGAGAGGAGGGCAGCCCGGGAGGCCTGAACCCCGTCCTTTACACTGGCTTTGGGAAAGCTGGCCTGCGCAGGCTCCTACTGGCCTCTGTTTCCCTAGAGAAGCCAGGCCGGCCTGGGTACCAGGACTTAGGGTGGGGGGCATGCAGTCTGGGGGAATGCCCCCCCCTCCCTGCCACTGCCTGCGTCGCCCCAGTGTCTCCCGCTTCCCTCCAAGTGCTCTGGTCCCAGGCAGAGTCCTCCTCTGGCTGCGGTCCTGAGAGCCCTCACTCCACCGCTGTTCCCTGGCCCCTGCACCCTCCAGGTCTTGGGGAAGACCCACTgtcctgccccgccccgccccgggccTGGGGGGATTAACCCATTCTTAATACTATACTGAGGCAGTCCCTGTGgtctttttctctcccctcccaggacGAGATGGAGTTTGGCTACATCGAGGCGCCTCACAAATCCTTCCCGGTGGTCTTTGACTCCCCCCGAGACAGAGGCCTGAAGTACTTCCCTTATAAGAGGATCCTGGTATGCGGCCAAGGGCAGAGTGGGGAAACCGTGGGTGGCTCCTCCTATAGGATTCTCCAGTCATTCTTGCCTGGTCCTAGTCCTTCAGGGGCTACAAAAGGACACAGGTGGTGGGTTCTGGCAAATGGGGAGTTAGTGGGAGGTTTGGGAGGAATATGTAAATGAAATGCAAATCTCATGCAAATCACCCCTGTTCTGGGAGGGACAGGCCAGCAAAGTCCTCCTTGGGGTCCTTCCTTTCCCCCAAGGGGGAGTGAACAAAGGAGTCAGCTCTGGGGAAACCAAACTGCCTTTTGAGGGCAACACACCCTTAGTGAGCCCTCATGGCTCTTGCTTTTGTGAGCCAGGTCCTCTCTTCAGGTAACGAATGTTTTCTGaacgcctactgtgtgccaggcacaatgCTGCTTCTACACACAGGAGGGCGACAGGAGCCACTCCAGCAGCCATGTCCTGAGTTCCAGGCCCTCCCTCCTAGCTTTACACAGTTGCTCATTTAATCCACGTGGATTCCTATGGATAAGTATGGATATCCATACTCCTGTGGATACTATTATTCCCTCtttactgaggctcagagaggttaagcaacttacccaaggccacacagctagttagcAGTGGCACCAAAACCAGAGGGGCTGCCTCCACGGCCCCTGAACTTTACCGCTAGGCTAACCTGCCTTTTGAGGTGGGTCCGGGTCCCAGAACTCACGTCTCTGCCTGTTTACTGGCCCCTGTCCCCCACCTCCAGGACAATGCCAGGGTCTGGTGGGGGATATGATGGGGAAGGTCCAGGAACTCATGGGCACACAGAGCAGGGACATTTACCCCAGCCTGGAGGGATCAGGGAAGAGTCCCTGGGGAGGTGACAGTGAGCTCTGTGGGGTGAGTCTGCATCAACAAAGGGCCTGACCCCAAGCCCTGGGCTTGACCTGGCCAGCGCCTTTTCCACTGTTCTCTGCTCtgtctttatcatttccttccttctactttctttagGTTTAATTTGCTGTTCTTTTCCTAGCTGGAAACGGAAGCTAAGATTTTTCAACCCTTTCTCTTCTTAATATATGTGTTTAGAGCTGCGGCAATTCCCTAGAAGTGCAGCCTTACCGGCATCCCCTCAAGTTTTAACGTGCTGTGTGGTTTCTACCTTTCACTTCAAAATACTGTGTAAcctcccctttgatttcttctttgacccgtGGGTTCTTTAGAAGCATGTTGCCTCCTTTCCAAACAGTCAGGGATTTTCTAGTTATTGTTCTGTTATTGGCTTCGGCTTTAACAGCACAAGGCTCAGGGCACCGGGAGGATGTGTGAAAAGTGAATAGTGGTTGTTTTTCAGGGAGTGGGATTCCCCCAGGAGCACCCCTCGCTCCCCTGCCCCAAGagctgtctcttccttttctaacTGATGGTTAGAGCTCTCGATGGTTTTCCCCTAGGGTCCCGACTTTGGATATGTCATCCGGGAAACGCAGTTCGCTGGTGTTTCTGACCTTGACTCCTTCGGCAACCTGGACATCAGCCCTCCAGTCACAGTGGGGGGCAAGGAGTACCCGCTGGGCCGAATCCTCATTGGTAGCAGCTTCCCCAAGTGAGAAACCAGGGCAGGAGGGTGGTGGAGGTCACGGGAGGGCCCGGGGGCCCCAAGGCAGCAGCCACTCTCCAACACCCCCTGCCTCCACCGCAAACACAATTCTCCAGTCTGAAAAGTGGTCTTAAGTTCCTGCACGGAATCCTGGAATAGAGTCCTAGGATCACAGGTCACAGGAAAGATCACAGAATCTTAGGAAAAAACAAACTATTGGCCCACGGTCTTTTGCCCTGCCTAGTATTTTATGAGCATAATTCGTCACCAacattaaatatacatgtatcaGGAGCCTTCATATAAAAAGCCAGATTTCTGACTTCTTTTGAAACATCAGAAGAGCAGGGAGGTCACGTGTCATCCAGGGCAGAAGTAGGAGTTGGATCCGTTGACCTCTCCAGTGAGGACATTGAAATAGCTGTTGTCCTGGCAACAGCTAGAAAgggtgcagccatcaccacaaggCTGCAGGTCAGGATACCAGGGTGACAGAGGTAACTTGACAGGTCCTACCTGGACAGCTGTCATCTAGGAGGAAACAAGGTATTTAGGGTTTAGGGCTCAGACAGATGACAGCATCTGCTAAATCTCCCTGGTGGGTCCCCACCCAGCCTGTGGGCAGTCGAAGAATGGGGTGTGTAGCACAGGGATGCTAGTGCGATCCCCTGCTTCCTGACTAAAGATTAAGCCCACCCCAGGCCCTGGAGTTTGCCTTCCGGTTTGTGTGGGGTTGGCATGGAGCCCAGGCGTGCCCCAGCTTGCGTCCCCAAGCCCTGGCTATCTGGTCTTGGGCCCAGAGCagccaggcagtcctgggaagTTTACCCAGGCTCATGTGGTGACCTTGGTGGCCTCATGGCTCTGGATCAGGTGAGGTGAGGCTTCCTGGCACCAACCCCAGGCATGAAGCCGGGTGCCCAGGCTGGGTACCCGGGGCTGAGGTTGGCCAGGACAAGAGGAGTGCACTCACCTTGCTGCTGACTCATGTGCAGAACTACTCTGGGGCTGGATCCTGCCCACAGCTCTGGGGGCAGAAGGGCCTTGGGACCGCTGGGCAGTCATTCTGTGCTTCCAGGAGGGATCTGGGAGGAACGAGCACAGACTTTGTTATCTAACGGATTTGGGTTCgagtcctgcctctgccacttattGGCCACGTGATTTGAGGTACATCATCTAACTAGTGCCTACCACagggcctggaacatagtaggtgtttgattaattcatttagaaatatttattgcatgcctaccatgtgccaggcactgatgaAGGTACTAGGGATACATCAGGTGACAAAGATACATTATTAAATGGGCAAATTATTTTATACGTCATCCCTCAGTGTCCTCCTCAGTGAAATGGGCTTATAAAAAAATCCCTGTCCTAGCTATATAATAGCCGTTACTAGGGATAAAGGATTCACATTAACCAACTTCCGAATGCTTGGGTATTATTTAGCTGGACCCCTGGCAGTGGATGTTGGAACTCAATGGATAAAAGTTATTGATCACCTACATGCCATGAACATGGCGCTTTACCCAGGTTACCTCCATTAATTcttacaacagccctatgaggttgAGAtgactattatccccattttacagatgaggaagttgaggcttaGATAAATGAAGTGAATGCACtaattcatgcattcatttatcaattcaataactatttattgagaCTTCCTATATGCCAGGTTCGGGGTCCTGTGCTGGGGATAAAAGAAGTGTTCTGGAAAATCCCAGGCTCAGAGCAAGGACCCCGGATGGGAACGTGTGGGGGGTCTCTAGCAGAGCTGGGCCTCACTCCATTGGCTATTGTGTTGAAAACCAGGAACAAAGCTCTTGGTAGACAGATGGAaccctgaggctcagggaggggcaGTTACTGCCTAGGACCACACAGCAAGTTAGGGGAATAGACAGAATTCAGATCTCCTCCTTGGAccccaaattaaaatttaacatccaGGTTGCTGtcctgtgttcctgtcttggctTCTGACcttagcagtgaacaaaacaaccTACATATATCCTagcagagagaaacagacaataagcaaacataataaataagtaaatcatcTAGTATGTTAGGTAAAAGAAGCGTTGGTGAGAGGCTGACATTTCCCTGAAGGAGATGAGACAGTTAAAGATGTGGCTAACTGGGAGGAAGATGTGCAAGGGCGTGGAAAACAActagtgcaaaggctctgaggcaggagtgtgctGGAGACAttagaggaacagcaaggaggccagtgggtCTGGAGCAGAGGGAACAAGGGGGTGTGGGGGGATGAGGTCAGAGAGCTTGGTCCAGCAGAGTTCAGATCATGACATGGACCTGTCATTTTTACGTACATAATAGGGTTATCATGGGGATTAAATAAGACACCCAGTGTGAGGAGCCTCAGgcaggcacacagcaggtgctcagcaaATGCCCCCTCTGTTCTCTACTATCTTGGGTTCTCCAAGCTCTGCTCCCCACATTCAAAACGATCTTGGAACAATTCTGCCTCCTGGTGGCAGCTTTGATGTGACTCAGAGACCAGGTCTGATGCTTCTCAAGGCTGGAGTCATCTGGTCCATTCCCCTGCCTCCAGGCAGAGGGCTGCAGAGTCCCAAGGAGggacttaaaataacagaaactaaaatattaaatattaaaatattatattaaaataaacagaaatacaagaaaaatattttccacattcCCACCCCCTGAATCAAATCAATGTTGCCTTGTGTCACTGCTTGTTGGGTCTCCCTTCTAGTTTTGTTGTTATATAGACTGTGGACTCTTACACAGCTGTTCAAAAGCCTTAatatcattcacaaatatttttgagcagcTCTTCTATAagaggtgctggggatacagcagtgaacctAGAGAAAAATCccagccctcctggagcttacattctagtgggctGCCAGGCAATAAACAAGATATCAAGTATGCCAGATAGTACCAAATGCtgtaaagaagaataaagctgggaAAGGAGTTGAGGGGTGGTTGTTATTTCCAAAGTCCACATAGagaaagaggtgacatttgagttaaACCTGAAGAAAGTGAGGGACATGGGGAGTGGGCAACAATTCCCACACTTTGGGTAACACTGGGCTAAGCAGGATGTGGGGTGGCTTGCCAGCTCCCAGTCATGTTTTGAACAAAAAGTTTGGTGCCTTGGGTAAAGAGTCAACCTCTCTGAGTCCCAGGAATTGAGATGAGGGTCTTCAGTTCCCTCTGGCGGATGGAGGGCTCTCATTTGACTCTCTTCTGCAAGAAGGGGTGGCAGGACCTTTCTGGCCTTGGGGAGGATGCTTTAAGGTGAGGGAGGGACAGACTCTCTTGGGCGATACTCAGGATGGACAGCGAGTTCCTGGGAGCACCTGGGCGCTGGGGCCAGGAAGCAGGGACCAAAGAAGACCTATTCAGAGGGTTgacagggcagggaggggctcaGGAAGTGCCTGCAGGGAACCAGCACACAACACGCACGAGGTGACCCTGCTCTTTCCCTCCCTGGCCAGGTCTGGCGGGCGGCGAATGGCCAAGGTGGTGCGCGACTTCCTGAAGGCCCAGCAGGTGCAGGCGCCCGTGGAGCTCTACTCTGACTGGCTCTGGGTGGGCCACGTGGACGAGTTCCTGAGCTTCGTGCCCACCTCCGACCAAAAGGTacatcccctctcctcctgcctgaGCTACCTCTGCCCCTCCCTATCCTGATGGGTCAGGATAGGGCAAAGGCACCTGAAACTAGCTCACCACCTCGGTCCATAGAGAGCTTGGAGTCAGGGTACCCTCTGGGCCAGGTGGTGTTAATCgggggggcttcctggaggaggtcaGAGCCCAGGAGGGAACTCGTTCGCTCACTTCTCATACACTCATTCTCACACTTACTGGGTGTTTGTTCTGATCCAGACCTCTCAGTCAAGACCCAGGACTGACACTGGTAATAATtggaaacatttactgagcacctgtgaGATGTATGTGTTTTAATGCATTTAATCCTCTAGCAACCCCATGAGGTGGGTACTATTatcatttcccccattttataaataaggaaaacgAGGCTCAGAAGGGCAATTAACTAGTAGGGTAAAATTCAGACCAAGACGGTGGGCTCTGGACCAGCAACGTTAACCACTCAGCACCTTGCAGAGGCGATCAGGGAGGGTACAGCCCGCAGGGAGCAGGCAGCCTGGGAGGGGAGGCCTCCTAGTGACCAGTGGTTGAGTTCCCTGGTGTACAAAGTGGGGAAGGGCTTCCAGGAAAAGAGAAGGTTATGGACAAAGACCTGCAGGTGTGAACCGGCTTGGAGGATTCGGGGAGGTGCAGACAGTCCTTTGTGGCTGGTGGGAGGGATTGAGGGGGGTTGCCATGTGCAGTCTGGCCTCTGAACTCAGGCCCCTCCTGAGTTCGGGGTTTCCTGCATGAGGGGAGAACCTGTCCACTGAGCTGCTCTCCCATCCTCTGTGCCAGGGCTTCCGGCTGCTCCTGGCCAGCCCCATCGCTTGCCTCAACCTGTTccaagagaagaaggaggagggctACGGGGAGGCGGCCCAGTTTGACGGTGAGTGCCAGTGAGCCCATCACCCTGCCAGACCGTGCCCTCTCGTTGCCAGCCCTGGGCACCATTGATGCCTGACGTGGCTGTGCTCTGCTTACAGGCCATTTGTCTGCCAGCTCTCAGCTCAGAGTCCATCACTGATTTTCCCAACACCTTCATATGGGAGCAAAGGATGAGGGCTCTCCCTTTCTTGGGCCAGGGATGGAAGCCTGGGTGGCCTCCTCCATACACTGGGTTGTTCCTGGCCACACCCcaggggaagaaaggaacagGAAGCCATGAGCCTTCCCACGTGCCTGTCCGTACATACACTTTCATGCTCTTGCCCAATCAGATCGTTCACCCCCTTCTCCTTATCCCTTTTCatggaggagaaaactgaggctcagagaggggaagcgGCTTGCCCAGGGCTAAGAAGCAGGAAGCAGCAGGGCCAGGGGCTCAAGAGAGGGAGGGGTGAGAAGCCAGGAGGGTGGTCGGGGCCCCTCTGTGGACCTTCCTTGGGGAATCGACAGACCCTCCAAGGGCCTGGTTGGCCCCCTTGagcacctcccccttccccaccggGGATCGCAGTGTTCTCACCTGCAGAATGGAGCATTGGAAGGGATGTCGCATAGCCTTCAGCAAAGATAGACCTGGATTCAGATCCTGGTCTTGCCACTTGCCGGCTATGAGATCAAAGATGTGTTCTGAACCTCTcagtgcctccatttcctcttctctgaATGTAGGGTGGTAACTAACCTGACCTAGCATTGTTTTAGAGATCAATAATAAATATAACAGGAGGCCCAGAGCATAGGGGGTGTCAGTAACGGTAGCTCTTCTGTTATTATTAGGCTCTGAGCTCAGGCATCCCTTCCCAAGGAGTTTATAATCCATCACCAGGATTTACTTGCAGCCAGAGCTTGGTCCCGTCAGGGTTTCCAGTCTCTGGCTTTCTCAGTCCTTGCTTCAGACCCTGGCGCTGAGGTGGGAGAAAAATCCTGGCCCGGATTTTCAA belongs to Pseudorca crassidens isolate mPseCra1 chromosome 2, mPseCra1.hap1, whole genome shotgun sequence and includes:
- the PADI1 gene encoding protein-arginine deiminase type-1 → MAPQRAVQLSLKKPTYAVCVVGIETYVDVYSDVPKGAETFSVSGSSGVEVFTVYNTARVTEPTGKAYWPLNASVDVIISVDTASKALNDLEVQVSYFGLQKAALGHSVLYLTGADISLDVDTGRTGKVKRSHGDKKTWRWGPEGYGAVLLVNCDRDSFRSREIDLTSTQLTSLEDLQDMAPMVLSCDGPDELFDSHKLVLNVPFSDSRRMAVFCARGGNSLSDYKQVLGPQQLYYEVERHPGERKISFYVEGLTFPDADFLGLVSLSVSLVDTKTLPEVPYFTDTVTFRMAPWIMTPNTQCPLEVYVCSVLDSHGSNEKFLKDISDLALKANCKLIICPWTENRNDRWIQDEMEFGYIEAPHKSFPVVFDSPRDRGLKYFPYKRILGPDFGYVIRETQFAGVSDLDSFGNLDISPPVTVGGKEYPLGRILIGSSFPKSGGRRMAKVVRDFLKAQQVQAPVELYSDWLWVGHVDEFLSFVPTSDQKGFRLLLASPIACLNLFQEKKEEGYGEAAQFDGLNYQVKRSINEILEDRILRSDNLYAQRCIDWNREVLKQELGLTERDIVDIPQLFYLKDSQAEAFFPNMVNMVVLGKYLGIPKPYGPIINGCCCLEEKVRSLLEPLGLCCTFIDDYLSYHELCGEIHCGTNVRRKPFPFKWWHVVP